A section of the Flavobacterium sp. CG_23.5 genome encodes:
- a CDS encoding PadR family transcriptional regulator produces the protein MKNSQLYKGSLNTIIMKLLEENGKMYGYEITQKVKAITQGELNITEGALYPALHKLEAEGILDVEIEKVDNRMRKYYKLTEKGTTETVNRLSELEDFIRNMQSLVNPKLEF, from the coding sequence ATGAAAAATTCACAATTATACAAGGGAAGTTTGAATACCATCATCATGAAATTGCTGGAAGAAAATGGTAAGATGTATGGTTATGAAATCACTCAAAAAGTAAAAGCAATTACCCAAGGCGAACTCAATATTACTGAGGGCGCTTTGTATCCGGCCTTGCATAAACTGGAAGCTGAAGGCATACTGGATGTGGAGATTGAAAAAGTGGACAACCGAATGCGGAAATATTATAAATTAACTGAAAAAGGGACCACAGAAACCGTAAACCGACTCTCAGAACTGGAAGATTTTATCAGAAACATGCAGAGTTTAGTAAATCCCAAATTAGAATTTTAA